Proteins found in one Halobaculum sp. MBLA0147 genomic segment:
- a CDS encoding DUF5821 family protein, with product MTEEHSQPHRRYESAPAPERDSHEVAVATALDAVTTDGWTYLLDAGSATLRAYLRTATRRSTTTPAVRALLAPAAVRVVDDEFLAGTAAAALIEADRLVVRRRQPDAGSADRGESATSRTARSPLIVGPERAVAVVETPGGVTARRLDAGHETRATCAAAWERAPRVAVAYPTRSRLVRTLEAACGSAVAADFGETVALAGQRGDDQFDPVAVAVVVAAKHELANARLVEWAETTGLAAPSTVSERKRRLQRDDGPVRPDYTVRGRTHGLRLAPTVPDDPDPATLLSLAAAWDTPVEDPSDDSPLPTP from the coding sequence GTGACGGAGGAACACTCACAGCCACACCGACGGTACGAGTCGGCGCCGGCGCCAGAGCGCGACTCGCACGAGGTGGCGGTGGCGACGGCACTCGACGCGGTGACGACCGACGGGTGGACGTACTTGCTGGACGCCGGTTCGGCGACGCTGCGTGCGTACCTGCGGACCGCGACGCGGCGATCGACGACGACACCGGCGGTGCGGGCACTCCTCGCACCGGCGGCCGTCCGCGTCGTCGACGACGAGTTTCTCGCCGGCACCGCGGCGGCAGCGCTGATCGAGGCGGACCGGCTCGTCGTGCGACGGCGACAGCCGGACGCCGGGTCGGCCGACCGCGGCGAATCTGCGACGAGTCGGACGGCTCGCTCGCCGCTGATCGTCGGGCCGGAGCGGGCGGTCGCGGTGGTCGAGACGCCCGGCGGCGTGACCGCGCGGCGACTCGACGCTGGACACGAGACACGGGCGACGTGTGCGGCGGCGTGGGAGCGTGCGCCGCGCGTCGCGGTGGCCTACCCGACGCGATCGCGACTCGTGCGAACACTGGAGGCCGCCTGTGGCTCCGCCGTCGCCGCCGACTTCGGAGAGACCGTCGCTCTGGCGGGACAGCGGGGCGACGACCAGTTCGACCCGGTCGCCGTGGCGGTGGTCGTCGCGGCCAAACACGAACTCGCGAACGCGCGCCTCGTCGAGTGGGCAGAGACGACCGGGCTCGCGGCGCCCAGCACGGTCTCGGAGCGAAAGCGCCGGCTCCAGCGCGACGACGGACCGGTTCGCCCGGACTACACCGTCCGTGGCCGGACCCACGGACTCCGACTCGCCCCCACGGTGCCCGACGACCCCGATCCGGCGACGCTGCTCTCGCTGGCCGCCGCGTGGGACACTCCCGTCGAGGACCCGAGCGACGACAGCCCACTCCCGACACCGTAG